The following proteins are co-located in the Pedobacter sp. FW305-3-2-15-E-R2A2 genome:
- a CDS encoding DUF4209 domain-containing protein — translation MNLFNAFEQQPYEAINETDIAHKLHEQLKTINLETETELYADMLAFQFLDNYSSQTSTWGGHYQPSRYLQTDTGHQPYPNPELITIKVIEFWHKKMDRLTHPVLKTRFSGLLYEFTQTTTGKKVSHLIAENYITALIETVEKKLYLIEKFAIKKLGKALEVASAYSNTSLISRIKTQVIGLEQHIPITEEQNKWGFTFDLLLNGKKNWLNSDEEDQVIKTLESRLQYLKHIDPWASAAAASRLAQYYLKKEKPEEVKRVILDLGYAYQYKASTEIPIQAIGQLDELLHIYRKYHLHDEATKVLIQLRELGKKSNEEMKSIVSEQTIDTTELKALLKKILVGDAETVLSLIVELLIPKLDNTKKELRNTASKHPIQYLVTNTIVDEKGRQVAQVGSIEKDFEGHLAKHTGMQLHMHSLLTHILFDMATTTGYLTVDNTLAFLKKSCIIEEDRFAIICRGIEAFFEKDYQIFAHLVVPQFEEAIRNLLEMNGGNILVDKNKAYQLKTFHQLLEDKIIEQVFGESSIYYFKILFTDPRGWNLRNRISHGMINPNLLDTHVAQRLFHAILTLGMIRLIEYKQP, via the coding sequence ATGAACCTATTTAACGCCTTTGAACAACAACCATATGAAGCAATCAACGAAACGGATATCGCACACAAGCTTCATGAACAGCTAAAGACTATAAACCTGGAGACTGAAACAGAACTATATGCTGATATGCTGGCGTTTCAGTTTTTAGATAATTATAGCAGCCAAACTTCAACTTGGGGTGGGCATTATCAGCCCTCGAGATATTTACAAACCGATACCGGACACCAACCTTATCCTAATCCAGAATTAATTACAATTAAAGTAATTGAGTTCTGGCATAAAAAAATGGACAGACTCACACATCCTGTACTTAAAACAAGGTTTTCAGGACTTCTATATGAATTTACACAAACAACTACGGGCAAAAAGGTCAGTCATCTTATCGCAGAAAATTATATTACGGCATTAATCGAGACAGTTGAGAAAAAACTTTACTTGATTGAAAAATTCGCAATAAAAAAACTAGGAAAAGCGCTTGAAGTAGCCTCTGCCTACAGCAACACTTCACTAATCAGTAGGATAAAAACCCAAGTTATAGGATTGGAACAACATATTCCGATAACAGAAGAACAAAATAAATGGGGCTTTACCTTTGACTTACTTTTAAATGGAAAAAAGAATTGGCTCAATTCTGACGAAGAAGACCAGGTAATAAAAACACTTGAATCCCGGCTTCAATACCTCAAGCATATCGACCCTTGGGCTAGTGCAGCAGCAGCCAGTAGACTTGCTCAATACTATTTAAAAAAAGAAAAGCCTGAAGAAGTTAAACGAGTAATACTTGATTTGGGTTATGCCTATCAGTACAAAGCCTCCACGGAAATACCTATTCAAGCAATCGGTCAACTTGACGAATTATTACACATTTATAGGAAATATCATCTCCACGACGAGGCAACTAAAGTGTTGATCCAGCTTCGTGAGTTAGGAAAAAAATCTAATGAGGAAATGAAATCTATTGTTTCAGAGCAAACAATAGACACCACTGAACTAAAGGCACTCTTGAAAAAAATACTTGTCGGGGACGCTGAGACAGTATTATCATTAATTGTTGAGCTACTGATACCAAAATTGGATAATACAAAAAAAGAACTCAGGAATACTGCTTCTAAACATCCAATTCAATATCTAGTAACAAATACCATAGTTGACGAAAAAGGAAGACAGGTGGCACAAGTTGGCTCTATTGAGAAAGATTTTGAAGGCCATTTAGCAAAACATACCGGCATGCAACTTCATATGCACAGCCTACTGACACACATATTGTTTGATATGGCGACAACAACCGGATATCTCACAGTAGATAACACCTTGGCCTTTCTAAAAAAATCTTGTATCATAGAAGAAGACCGATTTGCTATAATCTGCCGGGGAATAGAGGCTTTCTTTGAAAAGGATTACCAAATCTTTGCTCATTTGGTTGTTCCCCAATTCGAGGAGGCTATCCGGAACTTACTGGAAATGAACGGAGGTAATATCCTTGTTGATAAAAACAAAGCCTATCAGTTAAAAACTTTTCACCAGCTATTAGAGGACAAGATCATTGAACAGGTTTTCGGAGAAAGCAGTATCTACTACTTCAAAATTCTATTTACAGATCCCCGGGGATGGAATCTAAGAAATAGGATTTCGCACGGCATGATAAACCCTAACTTGCTAGATACCCATGTAGCCCAAAGGCTATTTCATGCAATATTGACATTGGGAATGATCCGTTTGATAGAGTATAAACAACCTTAA
- a CDS encoding Cthe_2314 family HEPN domain-containing protein, with translation MVNKEFNEMKSGDTPFIEALNAVFVKYSGYKNNQKYKEFTNTPFGNYISRVHNRVAEIIQNAEDMEMIRTLITEHDPGFSKLERETDSAKLIRYHYENFFIRIGKVKDLLLLLINDVLLLDLKKGLSMENQLLKILPSQYPYFPAVWNQVKGQLDKLKPYRNHLAHNGTIQFEDLTLLDIYYKYDFKHKNHLEQYKYSFAMGDIQRKMVDKITNIIKVYIQNVDQIVKLIYTFLTQPLINSLKKFTSRT, from the coding sequence ATGGTCAACAAGGAATTTAACGAGATGAAATCAGGGGATACGCCTTTTATTGAAGCACTTAATGCTGTATTTGTAAAATACTCTGGTTATAAAAATAATCAGAAATACAAAGAGTTTACAAATACACCATTTGGCAATTATATATCGAGAGTTCATAATCGGGTCGCCGAAATAATTCAAAATGCGGAAGATATGGAAATGATAAGAACATTAATAACCGAACATGATCCAGGTTTTTCAAAATTAGAGCGTGAAACAGATTCAGCAAAACTGATCAGATATCACTACGAGAATTTCTTTATAAGAATTGGAAAAGTGAAGGACCTGCTCTTACTGCTTATAAATGACGTACTTCTTTTAGACCTAAAAAAAGGTTTAAGCATGGAGAATCAATTATTAAAAATTCTGCCCTCACAATACCCATATTTTCCAGCTGTATGGAATCAAGTAAAAGGACAACTTGACAAACTAAAACCTTATCGGAACCACCTGGCCCATAATGGCACCATACAATTTGAAGACCTAACATTACTGGATATCTATTATAAATACGACTTTAAGCATAAGAATCACTTAGAACAGTACAAGTATTCTTTTGCAATGGGAGATATTCAACGAAAAATGGTTGATAAAATCACCAATATCATCAAAGTTTATATACAAAACGTTGATCAGATAGTAAAGTTAATATATACTTTTTTGACACAACCCTTAATCAATAGCCTAAAAAAGTTCACTTCAAGAACTTAA